aattaattattgaaatagaaaaggttaaaaaggaaaacaatcttatatttaaaacttcTATAGATACAGCAAGAAGATTACTAGCTAACAATAAATCTAGAGTTGAATTGGTGAAACAAGGTTTATTTGTGAATTTAGAAACATTAGAAAGTTATAGAAAGAGGTTTTTAAATGAGGAAGAATTACCAGCATATTTGCGAAATCAATGTAGAGAAGCAGcagaaattttattttcaaatggGTTTAAAATGCCTCTTGTGTTTGAGCTTCTTCAAGATTGTGGTATAATTTATCGAAATAGTTCCATGATAAACGTAGATAGAAGAAtgcaatattttaaaagtattgAATTAGCAAGGTCATTAATTCGTAACTCTACAAGAACAGAAGACGAGAAATGGAAAAtttatgatttattaagtGTTCTAGAAAATTTTAGGCAAAATATTGATTCAGGGAAACCTCCTActgatttatttaaaaaattttgtgGGAAAGCAGTTATCAAATTACAATCTTATGGTTTAAAGATGACCAAATTGTATGACATTTTAAAACGTTATGGTATACCAGTAACTAAAGAACAATTAGATGCGATGTATCCTGATATTatagatgatgataaagatgaaatagatattttcaatttcccTAACGAAATTAACAATTTTGATCAAAGAACAGACTCTATATTCCCACCTGGAAATGATGGCACTAGTTTTGTTAATGAAACTCGTTTTCAACAAGAACAATATAATAGACAATATcaaaatacttttaaaatgGCTAATGTTCATGATCAAGATGAACAAGAAGCTATCAGAGAAATGTTAGCTACCTTAAAAAAATCTGAAGATAGCATTGAAGGTGAATCTCTAACCCCTGAAGGAATGACGGTAAACTTATTGAAACATCAAAGAATGGGGTTACATTGGCTATTGAACGTTGAAGATTCTAGTAAGAAAGGTGGATTATTAGCTGATGACATGGGTCTTGGTAAGACTGTTCAAGGTATTGCCCTAATGTTAGCTAATCGTTCCACCAAAGAAGATAGAAAgacaaatttaattgttgcACCTGTGGCAGTTCTACGTGTTTGGCAGGGGGAAATTAGTACTAAAATTACAAGTGAAGCTAATTTTACttctattatatattcaGCTTCATTTAAATCGAAATTGAAAACTTGGGAAGATCTTGCTCAATATGATGCTGTTTTAATCTCATATCAAAGTTTagcaattgaatttaaaaaacatTATCCTACTAAATTAGCTACTGATAAGACTGCATTGCCACCTGTACCTGAACTTAAAGCTATGAATAGATTAAAGGAAAGCGGTGAATATTTCTCACCCTTTTTTTGTGATAATTCCATATTTTATAGGATTATTCTTGATGAAggtcaaaatattaaaaataaaaatactcAATGTGCAAGAGGATGTTGTTCACTTTTATCAACATATAGATGGATTTTATCTGGTACACCTATTCAGAATAATATGGatgaattatattcattaattcGATTTTTAAGAATTCCACCATATAATCGAGAAgagaaatttcaaaatgatATCTCTAgatatttaaaagtaaCAAGGAATTTTGAATATGATCAAACTCATAAACAAAATGCCATGGGTAAAGTTCgtctattattaaatgcTATAATGTTAAGAAGAACAAAAGATGATAAAATCGATGGTGAACcaattttagaattaccacctaaaaatgttaatattgaaattactgaatttcaaaatgaagaaaaaatattttatgatagcttagaaaataaaaataaagctaTTGCAAAAAGATtgttaaaacaaaaatctCGTGGTAATTATTCTAGTATattaacattattattacgaTTAAGACAAGCATGTTGTCATTCTGAGTTGGTAGTGATTGGAGAAGCTAAATCGGAAGATAAAAAAGTTGCTAATGggaaagattttaaaaaggATTGGTTAAGATTATATAATTgtgttaaaaaaatgagtAATCAATCTAAAGACAATGTGGAAAAATCGTTAGAATCTATGTCTTGCCTATGGTGTCTTGAACAATTGGATCCTGAATCTTCATCTATTTTATCAGGTTGTGGACATCTTATATGTGATTCATGTATTGATTCATTTATTGAAGAAGCTTCCAATGCATCTACAGCAagaacaattgaaaaaggtattcaatatttaccTTGTAAATATTGTCAAAAATTAACTAATgaacaagaaattatttcatATCGATTATATGATCAATCTATGAATCAACAAAtatctgaagaagaattatatgGAGAATATTTAGAAGAGATGAGTCGACAAAGAGAAAGATTAAAGAATGTATATGTACCggattttgataaattaataccATCAGCTAAAATCAATCAATGTTTAAAtgttattaaaaaagtatttgCTAATTcagataatgaaaaaattataattttttctcaatttactacattttttgatatattacaacattttattaaaaaggAATTAAAAGTGTCATATTTGTTGTATAATGGATCTATGAATGCACAACGAAGATCAGATGTTATTGCAGAGTTTTATAAGAAAATTGACAAGAGAATATTGTTAATCTCAATGAGAGCTGGTAATTCTGGGTTAACATTGACGTGTGCTAATCATGTAATTATTGTAGATCCGTTTTGGAATCCTTATGTGGAACAACAAGCACAAGATAGATGTTATAGAATTAGTCAAACAAGAGAAGTATTTGTATATCGGTTATTTGTGAAGGATTCTGTAGAAGATAGAATTGttgaattacaaaatagAAAGAAGGAAATGGTTGATGCAGCTATGGATGCAGATAAGATAAGGGCGATTAACCAATTAGGAACACGTGAATTGggatttttatttggattaaattctttataagGGGACAGACAAAGTAGGGGGGGGGAACctttattgttttattttccgTGTTGTGTTGTTTTCCGTcccattatttttttttccgTGTTGTGTTGTTTttcctttatttttttttttctttatttttttttgttttatttattttttttttggtttgaaatttcaagtttttcaaaattcaaattcaagcTTGTAACTTTTTCGAGATATTGAAACCAAGGGTTATTtgttaatataaaattgtaatattaaaaaaaaagtaattcaaaatcataCACATAAACCTTAGTTTGGCTAAATAAGTATTGCACTTTATCTTTGATACGTcgggaaaaaaaaaaaaacaagacGTCATTTCATAATtagattttaaaagtttgatttttttttttttttacatttgTACAGTATTCGTCCACTAGATATCTCCTTGGTCCCGCTCGTCCCGCTCGTCCCCTCTTCATAATGCATGGTgctattttatttgtttttggTATGTTGGTGAACTGTATCGATCTATTCGGACAAGTTCATTTCACAATATTATACGCTGATTTGGAGAGTGATTATATCAATCCTATTGAGCTATGTTCTAAAGTGAATAAGTTAATCCTACCAGAAGCCTGTGTGCAGGCGTTTTTGacattattgtttttatttactgGCCATTGGATTGTCTTTCTAGTTAATTTGCCAATTTTTGcttataatattaagaaaatatcCAGTAGGAACTATTTGTTGGATGCAACAGAAATCTTTAGGACATTGAATAAGCACAAAAGAGAGAGCTTTTTGAAATTAGCGTTTTATGCGTTtatgtttttcttttatctATGGGGTATGATTATGGCATTGATAAATGAAGCAGATGATGATATGGTTGATGTGTGAGGgtatatatgtatgtatgtgtATACGCGGTTATATAAtttcaagaaatattttgcaagttttttttcaattgaatatttaaatttttgattttttgtAACAATCCATTGTTGGGGTTAATGAGATTGATTAGAGCGGTGGAGCTGCGAGGGTGATGTTGCGGGGGTATTTGATTGGATGGATCGGATGGGTTTAATATTGAATGATTTAAGTGTTTTATTGATTGGTTTAATTGCAATAAATGGGTGGGATCATGATTTTTGGTTGATAGTTGGAAATAGGTGAATTTCAACTGATTTAAAAGAGATCTTTTTTCCCAGATGGCGTTGTTTAAATACTCCTTTGTCTTGTGGAGAAGCTTGATCTTTTTAACGATCAAGTTGTTCGAGAGGTTGAGATCTAGCAAGAAGTTTGCGGAGAGTATAACTTTTGATATGAAATCGGAAAAGATTTTGACGTCTAGTTTGagcaataatttttgtaataacGTTGAGTGGCGGCGGGTATTGTTGAATTCATCCGTGGCTTTGGGGATTAGGTTGGAGTGGAAGATGTTTTTGAAGATGGAGGTTAGAAGGTCGATGGTGGTGATGGAAACGATGGAGGAGTTTAGTTGGTTTAGAGAGTAGTGGTTGAAATTGAAACTAGTGAGTTGGTTGTTTTCCACGGGTGGATTAGCAGGTGTGTTGTGTGTGGTGGAGTTGTGTGTGGTGGAGTTGTATGTGGTGGAGTTGTATGTGGTGGAGTTGTATGTAGTTTCCGTGGGTGGTGTCAAAAGAATGTTGAAATCTGGGTCGATGTAGGGGGGGGAAGAATTTGTTGCCAATACTGGAGGCGAATCGGGGGGCGAATCGGGGGGCAAAGCGCCGGCGCTGGGCGCAGGGCTGGCGTTGGATAGCAGCTTGCTGGGTAATGCTGCTTCGTATTGTGGATCCACTGTTGTGTTTCTAGCAATGGTAGTATTGCTGCCGATGGTGACATCGAGTGTAGAGTCGGAAGTCTCAAAGACATTGGTAAAGGACAGGTTCGGCTTGGGCGAGGGTTTTGTCACTTTGGCGGAAGTAGCAAGAGAGGCGGCATCGGGTAGTCTGTTGCTGCCTCTAAGACGCTGTTGCAGTTTGAGCAATCGTCTCTGGTCCATATTGGCGGCACGTGTCGATGGCGCGTGTCGATGGTGCGTGTCGATGGTGCGTGTCGACGGCGCCTATAGCAGGGCATCATCATCGCCTTgtgtgtatatatatagagaGAGCAAGACAAGAGCAAGACAAGAGCTATTTCTGAAGCGTCCTTCCGCGTCATTTCGCGTCGCGTCGCGTCACGTGCCGGTGCCATTTTTCGATTTCCGTTTGCGCAAAAATCGAGGAAAACGCCACGAACGGGATGGGAAACGGATGGGAAACGGCGGGGTAACACGAACGGCGCAGCCTCTTGACTGCACTGTGCTTTGCATCACGCCGAAGCAACACCCATCGCTCCCTGTTGCCATGGCACGGCCGGCATTGTACGGCTGGCCCACTACGGCTGGCCCAAACCACCCGCAGATCTCCTGCCGAGATCTGCCACCCTGACGCCAACGCCGCAGCCACAATGGCCAGGCTCAGCCGTGCACCCCACACTCCCCCCGTGCACCCCGCTGGCGCGCCCGTGCACCTCCGCCGTCCGCCCGTGCCTCCGCGCCCTGCTGCACGTGGTGCCCGGAGACGCTGGGGCGTTTTCGTCCCCTGTCTGCTGTCTCTTTTTCCTCCGCTTTTCCCTCCGCTTTTCCCTCTTTTAATGCCGGATCGATCCGTTCGCTCTTTCGCTCTTTCGCCCTTTCGCTCTTTCGCTCTTTCGCTCACTCGCAGCACTATATAAACAGCTCAGCAAGAACCTCCGCCATTAGCACCGCCTCTCATTGGACTTGCTCACTCGATCACCGCCACGCCCATGTCCCTGGAAATCCCACATCCACCCTCCACCACTGTCTCCTCCTCGGCCGAGCCGCCGCGCACGCTGTGGATGGGCGACCTCGACCCACACTTCGACGAGCTCACCATCCAGAAGATCTGGCACGTGATCCACCTGCCGGTCAGTGTCAAGCTTATCAGGGCCAAGAAGAACCTGTTGATTCCGTGCTCGTCGACCGATGGCCTGGAGGGTGAGCCAGTGGCCAGCGCGAGTGCGAGTGCGAGTGCGAGTGCGAGTGCGAGTGCAAGCACTGGTGCAAGCACCGGTGCCAGTGCAAGCTCCAGTGGCAGCACCGGCTCTGCAGACCGCATCTCCATCAACGGCGTCTCCTTCATCGACCCAAACACCACCCAGCTCCACCATGCAGGCTACTGTTTTGTAGAGTTTGCCAACCAAGTAGACGCCAAATTCGCTCTCTCGCTCAACTCCTCGCCCATCCCCAACTTCTACTCCTCATCGATAAGTCTCCACACAAACCCTAACAACAACCGAAATTTCAGACTCAATTGGGCCTCTGGCGCCACTCTCAACTCGTCCATCCCTTTAACTCCCGAATTCTCTCTCTTTGTGGGCGACTTGTCACCTCTCGTCACAGAAGCCGATCTGCTCTCGTTATTCcagaaaaaattcaaatctgTCAAGACCGTGAGAGTCATGACAGATCCTATAACAGGCACTTCCAGATGTTTCGGCTTTATTCGCTTCACCGATGAATTGGAGAGAAAAAACGCCTTGATCGAGATGAATGGCATTTGGTGCAATGGTAGACCTCTGCGCGTCGCTTATGCAACTCCGAGAAATAATTCCATAACAAATATCAACAATAATTTGTTGCAAGATGAGGCAAGAACACAGGCGCAATTGCAATTGCAACAGCAGTTGCAATTGCAGTCACAACAGCACTCCCAACAGCTCTCCCAACAAGCGCATGCCCACCCTCAACTACAACCTCTGCTGATGAAAACTGTCAATAATATCCTCAACACTCCCTCGATCCCTGCTCCTCCCTCTGCTGCCCCGTCCACAACCCCTACTCACAACAACAACACTCTATTCATCACCGGTAAACTTCAAAACTTGAACGAATATCACTTGTTGTCCATGTTTAGTCCATTCGGCAAGATTTTACACATTTCAATCCAAAACAACCCTTCCTCttccaccaccaccacccCGTCCTCCGCCGCCGCCGCTGCTGCTGCCGCCGCCGCCGCCgcctcctcctcctcctcctcctcctcctcctcctcctcccTTCAGGATCCTTTTGCCATCATCGTTTATGAGAATTTCAAGGATGCAGATTGTGCTATCAAAAACATGCAAGGTCTTACCATCGGAAACTCCATCAAGCTCAACATTTCTTGGTCCTTGAACGATTCACAACAAGAACACAACAGATCAAACTCGTTTGAAAAGCAACAACCTCAATTCGAAAGACAGCCACCGTTTGATCGTGCAAACTCATTCTCCTACGTCTTGGACAACTACATGACAAGCTCTTCCTCTTCCACTTCATCTTTCCCCATGAGAAATAActctttaaattatttattttccaatCCAAATACAAACACTCCTCAGTTGCCCTCCCCTGACGCAACTGTCATTTCTCCACAAtttaatactaatattcCATTACAGGACAATTTTGCCACttataacaaaaatatttattccaATTCAACAAACTCAAACACACCGCCTACAAACGCCCCCACAAATACTAACGAAGTTTATTTCAATAGATTTGCTTTTCCTTAGCCTTTATTATAAACTTATACATATTCTACACACACATCTATgttttattgttattgtctttttttttcccctCTGTTTCTTTTCCCTTTGCAAGTTTTTTTCCTACTCCCCCCCCCCTTATTGTTTATGTCGTTTCCTGtttaaattcatttctTTTCCTCTTTATATTCCTCCCCTTTTAATCCGTTATCGTTTCGTTTAgtgttttaaaaatcaatCAATCCTTTTATGTAATTacaagtattttttttgtattaacTTTGTCTCTCCTTTCTCTCCTTTCTCTATCTCTCTCCACCTCATCACTTCTCCTtccc
This genomic stretch from Henningerozyma blattae CBS 6284 chromosome 1, complete genome harbors:
- the ULS1 gene encoding translocase ULS1 (similar to Saccharomyces cerevisiae RIS1 (YOR191W); ancestral locus Anc_6.100), which translates into the protein MKLSITLNSYRKKENTRWKLSNVEKRVDGLQNEWAKYSNSNKQTLTQIYTKLQYAKRNRNTNTIISERQELIKEKRKLEDLMDQGLISFDSFNSLSKDIQKLNNLQVQKDVGSSNRKKRQLIIEIEKVKKENNLIFKTSIDTARRLLANNKSRVELVKQGLFVNLETLESYRKRFLNEEELPAYLRNQCREAAEILFSNGFKMPLVFELLQDCGIIYRNSSMINVDRRMQYFKSIELARSLIRNSTRTEDEKWKIYDLLSVLENFRQNIDSGKPPTDLFKKFCGKAVIKLQSYGLKMTKLYDILKRYGIPVTKEQLDAMYPDIIDDDKDEIDIFNFPNEINNFDQRTDSIFPPGNDGTSFVNETRFQQEQYNRQYQNTFKMANVHDQDEQEAIREMLATLKKSEDSIEGESLTPEGMTVNLLKHQRMGLHWLLNVEDSSKKGGLLADDMGLGKTVQGIALMLANRSTKEDRKTNLIVAPVAVLRVWQGEISTKITSEANFTSIIYSASFKSKLKTWEDLAQYDAVLISYQSLAIEFKKHYPTKLATDKTALPPVPELKAMNRLKESGEYFSPFFCDNSIFYRIILDEGQNIKNKNTQCARGCCSLLSTYRWILSGTPIQNNMDELYSLIRFLRIPPYNREEKFQNDISRYLKVTRNFEYDQTHKQNAMGKVRLLLNAIMLRRTKDDKIDGEPILELPPKNVNIEITEFQNEEKIFYDSLENKNKAIAKRLLKQKSRGNYSSILTLLLRLRQACCHSELVVIGEAKSEDKKVANGKDFKKDWLRLYNCVKKMSNQSKDNVEKSLESMSCLWCLEQLDPESSSILSGCGHLICDSCIDSFIEEASNASTARTIEKGIQYLPCKYCQKLTNEQEIISYRLYDQSMNQQISEEELYGEYLEEMSRQRERLKNVYVPDFDKLIPSAKINQCLNVIKKVFANSDNEKIIIFSQFTTFFDILQHFIKKELKVSYLLYNGSMNAQRRSDVIAEFYKKIDKRILLISMRAGNSGLTLTCANHVIIVDPFWNPYVEQQAQDRCYRISQTREVFVYRLFVKDSVEDRIVELQNRKKEMVDAAMDADKIRAINQLGTRELGFLFGLNSL
- the ERV15 gene encoding Erv15p (similar to Saccharomyces cerevisiae ERV15 (YBR210W) and ERV14 (YGL054C); ancestral locus Anc_6.102); protein product: MHGAILFVFGMLVNCIDLFGQVHFTILYADLESDYINPIELCSKVNKLILPEACVQAFLTLLFLFTGHWIVFLVNLPIFAYNIKKISSRNYLLDATEIFRTLNKHKRESFLKLAFYAFMFFFYLWGMIMALINEADDDMVDV
- the AME1 gene encoding Ame1p (similar to Saccharomyces cerevisiae AME1 (YBR211C); ancestral locus Anc_6.103), whose amino-acid sequence is MDQRRLLKLQQRLRGSNRLPDAASLATSAKVTKPSPKPNLSFTNVFETSDSTLDVTIGSNTTIARNTTVDPQYEAALPSKLLSNASPAPSAGALPPDSPPDSPPVLATNSSPPYIDPDFNILLTPPTETTYNSTTYNSTTYNSTTHNSTTHNTPANPPVENNQLTSFNFNHYSLNQLNSSIVSITTIDLLTSIFKNIFHSNLIPKATDEFNNTRRHSTLLQKLLLKLDVKIFSDFISKVILSANFLLDLNLSNNLIVKKIKLLHKTKEYLNNAIWEKRSLLNQLKFTYFQLSTKNHDPTHLLQLNQSIKHLNHSILNPSDPSNQIPPQHHPRSSTALINLINPNNGLLQKIKNLNIQLKKNLQNIS
- the NGR1 gene encoding Ngr1p (similar to Saccharomyces cerevisiae NGR1 (YBR212W); ancestral locus Anc_6.104); the encoded protein is MSLEIPHPPSTTVSSSAEPPRTLWMGDLDPHFDELTIQKIWHVIHLPVSVKLIRAKKNLLIPCSSTDGLEGEPVASASASASASASASASTGASTGASASSSGSTGSADRISINGVSFIDPNTTQLHHAGYCFVEFANQVDAKFALSLNSSPIPNFYSSSISLHTNPNNNRNFRLNWASGATLNSSIPLTPEFSLFVGDLSPLVTEADLLSLFQKKFKSVKTVRVMTDPITGTSRCFGFIRFTDELERKNALIEMNGIWCNGRPLRVAYATPRNNSITNINNNLLQDEARTQAQLQLQQQLQLQSQQHSQQLSQQAHAHPQLQPLLMKTVNNILNTPSIPAPPSAAPSTTPTHNNNTLFITGKLQNLNEYHLLSMFSPFGKILHISIQNNPSSSTTTTPSSAAAAAAAAAAAASSSSSSSSSSSSLQDPFAIIVYENFKDADCAIKNMQGLTIGNSIKLNISWSLNDSQQEHNRSNSFEKQQPQFERQPPFDRANSFSYVLDNYMTSSSSSTSSFPMRNNSLNYLFSNPNTNTPQLPSPDATVISPQFNTNIPLQDNFATYNKNIYSNSTNSNTPPTNAPTNTNEVYFNRFAFP